CGTTGAAAAACACCGCCATCGCCAGGGCCGCCACCTGCCCTTCTGAAACGGTGCCGTCGGTTATGCCACGCACAAATTCCCCGATTTCGGCCCCGTCAAGCGCCTGCCCGTCACGCTTTTTGCGGATAACTTCCTGAGGTAGAAAACTCATGACAATTCTCCAGCGGAAAGCAACACTAGCCGGACAGCATGTGTCTCAGGATCGAAGCCAGCCTCTCGCCGCCGAGCGGCGCCATTTGCTTGGTTTCCTCATGGGAAATCTCGTCGCCGCTCATACCGGCGGCGAAATTCGTAACCACCGATGCCGCCGCGACCCGCAATCCCAGGAAACGCGCCAGTATGACTTCGGGGACAGTCGACATGCCCACCGCATCGGCGCCCATCATACCTGCCATCTTGATTTCGGCCGGTGTCTCAAAGCTCGGGCCGGAAAACCACATATAGACACCGCTGAAAAGATCGATGCCGACCTCTCGCGCGGCCGCATCCATTTGATCGGCCATCTCGACGTCATAGGCGTTGGTCAGTCCGACAAAACGTCGGTCACCCGGCTCACCGATGAGCGGATTGGCTCCTGCGTAATTGATGTGATCGGAAATCCTCATCACGGAACCGGGCGGCATTTCCTTTCGCAAAGACCCCGCCGCATTTGTCAGGATGAGCTTTTGAACGCCCAGCCCATGCAACGTTTCAAGCGGCAAGCGCATGGCCGATGCATCGCCTTTTTCATAATAGTGCGCCCGCCCGGACAACATGATCACAGGTGTTTCACCCATATGTCCGGCAACCACTTCCGCTGCATGGCCCGATACGCCGCTGTGCGGGAAACCTTCAAGGTCCGCATAGGAGACACGGACCGGATCACGCAACTCGCCGGAAAGCGAACCGAGACCCGATCCCAGAACAATGGCGGTCCGCGGATTGAGGCCGCCCAGTTTCTTGTCGAGTACCGATAGAGCCTGAGTCATTTCAGAACTTCCGCGTCAAAGGCGAGGGGCAACAGTTCGCCAAGGGTTATGGTTTTTACGATACCGTTCATATCGCACAGGTGGATTTTCGTATCCGGGCCGCCAAACTCGGCCAAACGCTGACGGCAGCCGCCGCAGGGCGTGCACGCCTCCATTTTTTCGGCGATGACCGCGACTTCCTCGATCTGCTTCCCGCCACCCATGACCATGTGGCTTATGGCCGTGGTTTCCGCGCACCAGCCCTCGGGATAGGAGATCACCTCGATATTGGCGCCCGCATAGATCCGGCCATCATCGGCGCGCAGTGCAGCGCCCACCGGGAAATGCGAGTAGGGTGTGTGGCAGCGGCTCATGGCATCTCGTGCTGCCTCGAACAAATCGCTGGACATGGTGCCCTACCGCTCCTTCACATAGGGCTGCCCGCCCGCCTTGGGCGGTATTGCCTTACCGATAAATCCGGCCAGCAGGATGACGGTCAGAATATACGGCAGAGCCTGCATGAACTGGACCGGAACCTCGCCGACGACCGGCAATGACTGGCCTTGAAGCAGGATCGCCAGGGCGTCGAGAAAGCCGAACAGGAGGCAGGCCAGCATGACATTGACGGGTTTCCACTTGGCGAAGATCAATGCCGCAAGGGCAATAAAGCCT
This portion of the Hoeflea prorocentri genome encodes:
- a CDS encoding purine-nucleoside phosphorylase; this encodes MTQALSVLDKKLGGLNPRTAIVLGSGLGSLSGELRDPVRVSYADLEGFPHSGVSGHAAEVVAGHMGETPVIMLSGRAHYYEKGDASAMRLPLETLHGLGVQKLILTNAAGSLRKEMPPGSVMRISDHINYAGANPLIGEPGDRRFVGLTNAYDVEMADQMDAAAREVGIDLFSGVYMWFSGPSFETPAEIKMAGMMGADAVGMSTVPEVILARFLGLRVAAASVVTNFAAGMSGDEISHEETKQMAPLGGERLASILRHMLSG
- a CDS encoding cytidine deaminase, which produces MSSDLFEAARDAMSRCHTPYSHFPVGAALRADDGRIYAGANIEVISYPEGWCAETTAISHMVMGGGKQIEEVAVIAEKMEACTPCGGCRQRLAEFGGPDTKIHLCDMNGIVKTITLGELLPLAFDAEVLK